The following are from one region of the Magallana gigas chromosome 6, xbMagGiga1.1, whole genome shotgun sequence genome:
- the LOC105329877 gene encoding ras-related protein Rab-1A isoform X2, whose protein sequence is MEPRYDYLFKLLLIGDPGVGKTSLLLQFGKLRTIKQDSKIIKLQIWNTAGQERFRTITSSYYRGARGLFVVYDVTNQLTFNNLNEWFDEIDKHVSKDVIKILIGNKMDMETDKVVDYTAAEEYAKQLEVPFLETSAKDGTNVEQALMTMATEIKNRMGPAPSDSPDSKPSVKINASNPVKQSRGCH, encoded by the exons ATGGAGCCAAGATA TGACTACCTATTCAAACTGTTACTTATTGGTGACCCTGGAGTTGGAAAGACCTCGCTTCTTCTGCAATTTGGA AAACTACGAACAATAAAACAAGAcagcaaaattataaagttGCAAATA tggAACACTGCCGGTCAGGAAAGATTCCGAACTATTACATCTAGTTACTACAGAGGTGCCCGCGGCCTGTTTGttgtttatgacgtcacaaaccaG TTAACTTTCAACAATTTGAATGAATGGTTTGATGAAATTGATAAACATGTCAGTAAAGATGTCATAAAGATACTTATTGGCAACAAAATGGATATGGAGACAGACAAAGTTGTAGATTATACCGCAGCAGAG GAATATGCTAAACAGTTAGAAGTCCCATTTTTGGAGACCAGTGCCAAGGACGGTACTAATGTAGAACAAGCTTTGATGACGATGGCCACAGAAATCAAGAACAGAATGGGACCAGCTCCCTCAGACTCACCCGATAGCAAGCCGAGTGTTAAAATTAACGCTAGCAACCCTGTCAAGCAATCAAGGGGTTGTCATTGA
- the LOC105329877 gene encoding ras-related protein Rab-1A isoform X4: MEPRYDYLFKLLLIGDPGVGKTSLLLQFGWNTAGQERFRTITSSYYRGARGLFVVYDVTNQLTFNNLNEWFDEIDKHVSKDVIKILIGNKMDMETDKVVDYTAAEEYAKQLEVPFLETSAKDGTNVEQALMTMATEIKNRMGPAPSDSPDSKPSVKINASNPVKQSRGCH, encoded by the exons ATGGAGCCAAGATA TGACTACCTATTCAAACTGTTACTTATTGGTGACCCTGGAGTTGGAAAGACCTCGCTTCTTCTGCAATTTGGA tggAACACTGCCGGTCAGGAAAGATTCCGAACTATTACATCTAGTTACTACAGAGGTGCCCGCGGCCTGTTTGttgtttatgacgtcacaaaccaG TTAACTTTCAACAATTTGAATGAATGGTTTGATGAAATTGATAAACATGTCAGTAAAGATGTCATAAAGATACTTATTGGCAACAAAATGGATATGGAGACAGACAAAGTTGTAGATTATACCGCAGCAGAG GAATATGCTAAACAGTTAGAAGTCCCATTTTTGGAGACCAGTGCCAAGGACGGTACTAATGTAGAACAAGCTTTGATGACGATGGCCACAGAAATCAAGAACAGAATGGGACCAGCTCCCTCAGACTCACCCGATAGCAAGCCGAGTGTTAAAATTAACGCTAGCAACCCTGTCAAGCAATCAAGGGGTTGTCATTGA
- the LOC105329877 gene encoding ras-related protein Rab-1A isoform X3: MEPRYDYLFKLLLIGDPGVGKTSLLLQFGDGTYSENHIGIDFWNTAGQERFRTITSSYYRGARGLFVVYDVTNQLTFNNLNEWFDEIDKHVSKDVIKILIGNKMDMETDKVVDYTAAEEYAKQLEVPFLETSAKDGTNVEQALMTMATEIKNRMGPAPSDSPDSKPSVKINASNPVKQSRGCH, translated from the exons ATGGAGCCAAGATA TGACTACCTATTCAAACTGTTACTTATTGGTGACCCTGGAGTTGGAAAGACCTCGCTTCTTCTGCAATTTGGA GATGGCACATACTCAGAGAATCATATAGGAATAGATTTT tggAACACTGCCGGTCAGGAAAGATTCCGAACTATTACATCTAGTTACTACAGAGGTGCCCGCGGCCTGTTTGttgtttatgacgtcacaaaccaG TTAACTTTCAACAATTTGAATGAATGGTTTGATGAAATTGATAAACATGTCAGTAAAGATGTCATAAAGATACTTATTGGCAACAAAATGGATATGGAGACAGACAAAGTTGTAGATTATACCGCAGCAGAG GAATATGCTAAACAGTTAGAAGTCCCATTTTTGGAGACCAGTGCCAAGGACGGTACTAATGTAGAACAAGCTTTGATGACGATGGCCACAGAAATCAAGAACAGAATGGGACCAGCTCCCTCAGACTCACCCGATAGCAAGCCGAGTGTTAAAATTAACGCTAGCAACCCTGTCAAGCAATCAAGGGGTTGTCATTGA
- the LOC105329877 gene encoding ras-related protein Rab-1A isoform X1 — MEPRYDYLFKLLLIGDPGVGKTSLLLQFGDGTYSENHIGIDFKLRTIKQDSKIIKLQIWNTAGQERFRTITSSYYRGARGLFVVYDVTNQLTFNNLNEWFDEIDKHVSKDVIKILIGNKMDMETDKVVDYTAAEEYAKQLEVPFLETSAKDGTNVEQALMTMATEIKNRMGPAPSDSPDSKPSVKINASNPVKQSRGCH; from the exons ATGGAGCCAAGATA TGACTACCTATTCAAACTGTTACTTATTGGTGACCCTGGAGTTGGAAAGACCTCGCTTCTTCTGCAATTTGGA GATGGCACATACTCAGAGAATCATATAGGAATAGATTTT AAACTACGAACAATAAAACAAGAcagcaaaattataaagttGCAAATA tggAACACTGCCGGTCAGGAAAGATTCCGAACTATTACATCTAGTTACTACAGAGGTGCCCGCGGCCTGTTTGttgtttatgacgtcacaaaccaG TTAACTTTCAACAATTTGAATGAATGGTTTGATGAAATTGATAAACATGTCAGTAAAGATGTCATAAAGATACTTATTGGCAACAAAATGGATATGGAGACAGACAAAGTTGTAGATTATACCGCAGCAGAG GAATATGCTAAACAGTTAGAAGTCCCATTTTTGGAGACCAGTGCCAAGGACGGTACTAATGTAGAACAAGCTTTGATGACGATGGCCACAGAAATCAAGAACAGAATGGGACCAGCTCCCTCAGACTCACCCGATAGCAAGCCGAGTGTTAAAATTAACGCTAGCAACCCTGTCAAGCAATCAAGGGGTTGTCATTGA